One genomic segment of Scophthalmus maximus strain ysfricsl-2021 chromosome 3, ASM2237912v1, whole genome shotgun sequence includes these proteins:
- the upb1 gene encoding beta-ureidopropionase, protein MSGCEFESLEDCLESHLPQAELSEVKRILFGKETLKLDLPVCAVDAASKRDFELKGYRFEAALEQLRPPRRIRVGLIQHRIVLSTDAPILDQINAMHSRIGEMVEVAAMCGVNIICFQETWTMPFAFCTREKEPWTEFAESAEEGNTTRFCQELAKKYNMVVVSPILEREELHDTLWNTAVVISNSGNVLGKSRKHHIPRVGDFNESTYYMEGDTGHTVFQTQFGKIAVNICYGRHHPLNWFMYSMNGAEIIFNPSATVGALSEPMWPIEARNAAIANHCFTCAINRVGTENFKSEFTSGDGKKAHHDFGHFYGSSYVAAPDGSRTPGLSRTRDGLLVVEMDLNLNRQISDKWSFKMTGRYAEYAEELTNAVRYDFKPNIVKE, encoded by the exons ATGTCCGGGTGTGAGTTTGAGTCTCTGGAGGACTGTCTGGAGTCTCACCTGCCTCAGGCAGAGCTCTCAGAGGTGAAACGCATCCTCTTCGGGAAGGAAACTTT GAAGTTGGACCTACCGGTGTGTGCTGTGGACGCTGCCTCCAAACGGGACTTTGAGCTGAAGGGTTACAGGTTTGAAGCTGCACTGGAACAACTGAGGCCGCCCAGGAGGATCCGGGTGGGACTCATCCAGCACCGCATTGTACTGTCTACTGATGCGCCCATCCTGGACCAG ATCAATGCCATGCATAGCCGGATTGGTGAAATGGTCGAGGTAGCAGCCATGTGCGGTGTGAACATCATCTGCTTTCAGGAGACCTGGA CCATGCCCTTTGCTTTCTGCACCCGTGAAAAAGAACCGTGGACAGAGTTTGCAGAGTCTGCTGAAGAAGGAAACACTACACGCTTCTGCCAAGAG CTggccaaaaaatacaacatggtAGTTGTTTCCCCAATTCTGGAGCGAGAAGAGCTGCACGACACGCTGTGGAACACAGCAGTGGTGATCTCCAACTCTGGAAATGTACTGGGAAAGAGCAGGAAGCACCATATCCCCAGGGTTGGTGACTTCAACGAG tctacGTATTACATGGAGGGTGACACTGGCCACACCGTGTTCCAGACACAGTTTGGGAAGATAGCTGTGAATATCTGCTATGGGCGCCATCACCCTCTCAACtggttcatgtacagtatgaatggaGCTGAGATAATCTTCAACCCCTCAGCTACTGTTGGAGCTCTCAG TGAGCCCATGTGGCCTATAGAGGCCAGGAATGCAGCAATAGCTAACCACTGTTTTACTTGCGCAATCAACCGTGTTGGGACG GAGAATTTCAAAAGTGAATTTACATCTGGTGATGGAAAAAAGG CTCACCATGACTTTGGACACTTCTATGGATCTAGTTATGTGGCTGCTCCAGACGGCAGCCGCACACCGGGCCTCTCTCGAACTCGTGACGGACTTCTGGTGGTAGAAATGGATCTCAACCTGAACAGACAAATCAGCGATAAATGGAGTTTCAAG ATGACCGGGAGGTATGCTGAGTATGCAGAGGAACTTACCAATGCTGTTAGATATGATTTTAAACCCAACATAGTGAAGGAGTAG
- the LOC118314414 gene encoding uncharacterized protein LOC118314414: protein MALRNFLTDCNQTFQYCVRLATSDDDKTRRASLARMHTMQSSLRWARVRLVETGLAGQLLDVIEEFLQDTGEDRQIPVSQGYRAPRIRGRVGQPRCLITEEQLQFLLSFNFTVQQIADILGVSRRTVTQRLRQHNITIRGRYSNMTNAELDERVIDLVHGNDELGPDAVRARLFGEGIVVQRRRVRQSLLRTNPAGAALRAMSHRLHRRTYRVAGPNSLWHLDGNHKLIRWRIVIHGGIDGFNRMIVFLQASNNNRSSTVMEQFVHAVDQFGVPSRVRCDHGGENNAVCLFMDVFRGTARGSALRGRSTLNQRIERLWRDVWNGLSNVYHSLFTLLEQDGILDINSETHLWALQYVYMPRIDRDLQHFVNQWNHHGLRTTRYMSPYRMFVRGCLRLQSQNLTGVQGLFGADEGPADEQPAEQAVRPPVPTFNWPERVAVPANTFAVEPGRLQELQHRVDPLAGSRDGMGVDLLQEVLSFLLS from the exons ATGGCACTCCGGAATTTTCTGACGGACTGCAACCAAACTTTTCAATATTGTGTGCGGTTAGCCACATCGGACGATGATAAAACGAGACGAGCGTCTTTGGCAAG AATGCATACAATGCAATCAAGTCTCCGATGGGCAAGAGTAAGGCTGGTAGAGACGGGCCTGGCTGGACAGCTGCTGGATGTCATCGAGGAATTTCTTCAGGACACAGGAGAAGATCGACAAATCCCTG TGTCTCAAGGATATCGTGCTCCTCGAATAAGGGGACGGGTCGGGCAGCCACGTTGTCTGATCACGGAAGAGCAACTGCAGTTCCTGctctcatttaatttcacagtgCAGCAGATTGCAGACATACTGGGTGTCTCAAGACGCACTGTAACACAACGCCTCAG acaaCATAATATCACCATCCGTGGTCGCTACTCCAACATGACCAATGCCGAGTTGGATGAGCGAGTCATTGACCTGGTACACGGAAATGACGAGCTTGGCCCAGATGCTGTGCGTGCACGTCTTTTTGGCGAAGGCATCGTTGTACAGAGAAGACGTGTTCGCCAGAGTCTCCTCAGGACCAACCCAGCGGGGGCTGCTCTCAGAGCCATGTCTCATAGACTGCACAGGCGCACATACAGAGTAGCTGGGCCTAATTCGTTGTGGCATCTTGATGGAAATCACAAACTCATCAG GTGGAGAATCGTTATCCATGGAGGAATTGACGGATTCAACCGGATGATTGTGTTCCTCCAAGCTTCCAACAACAATAGAAGCAGCACTGTGATGGAGCAGTTTGTTCATGCTGTGGACCAATTTGGTGTCCCCTCTAGAGTACGCTGTGACCATGGTGGGGAAAACAATGCTGTTTGCCTCTTCATGGACGTTTTTCGAGGGACAGCTCGGGGAAGTGCTTTGAGAGGAAGGAGCACTCTCAACCAAAGAATTGAGAGACTGTGGAGAGATGTTTGGAATGGCCTCTCCAATGTGTACCATTCACTCTTCACACTTCTGGAGCAAGATGGGATCTTGGACATTAATAGTGAAACTCACCTTTGGGCTCTTCAATATGTGTACATGCCGAGAATCGACCGAGACCTGCAGCATTTTGTGAACCAGTGGAACCACCATGGACTCAGGACAACGAGATACATGTCACCGTACCGAATGTTTGTGCGTGGATGCCTCCGTCTACAGTCACAAAATTTGACTGGTGTTCAAGGGCTTTTCGGGGCAGATGAGGGGCCAGCAGATGAGCAGCCAGCAGAACAAGCAGTGAGACCACCTGTACCCACTTTCAACTGGCCAGAGAGGGTTGCTGTCCCTGCCAATACGTTTGCTGTTGAGCCTGGTCGCCTCCAAGAACTGCAACATCGAGTCGACCCTCTGGCTGGTTCCAGAGACGGGATGGGGGTTGATCTTCTGCAGGAAGTTCTGAGCTTTCTGTTGTCTTGA